One segment of Carya illinoinensis cultivar Pawnee chromosome 1, C.illinoinensisPawnee_v1, whole genome shotgun sequence DNA contains the following:
- the LOC122302377 gene encoding probable glucan endo-1,3-beta-glucosidase A6, which yields MGDMGVVACFLIFSLLRLSSAEISSKIGINYGTLGDNLPSPNRSVVHIQAMKAGRVKLYDANPEILQLLSGTKLQVSIMVPNNEITNIASNQTAADEWVVINVLPFYPNTMIRFLLVGNEVLSYYSDQDRQMWYDLVPAMHRIKNALKAQNINNIKVGTPLAMDIMQSSFPPSTGMFRHDLVDTVMVPLLQFLHDTKSFFFIDVYPYFPWSGNPSHISLDYALLKGNVRYMDPRNGLIYTNLLDQMLDSVIFAMTKLGFPGIRISISETGWPTAGDVDEPGANIRNAATYNRNLIQKITAKPTIGTPARPGVVIPTFIFSLYNENRKSGPGTERNWGLLRPDGTSVYGIDLTGKQPLSDYAPLPRARNNMPYRGQVWCVVARGADLMKLRPALAYACGEGNGTCDALAPGRECYEPVSVIRHASYAFSSYWARFRSQGATCYFNGLAVQTTRDPSRGSCKVPSVTL from the exons ATGGGAGATATGGGTGTTGTTGCTTGCTTTCTGATCTTCTCTCTTCTCCGCCTCTCAA GTGCAGAAATTTCGAGTAAGATAGGCATAAACTACGGCACTTTAGGAGACAATCTGCCTTCTCCAAATCGATCCGTGGTGCACATTCAAGCTATGAAAGCCGGTCGCGTGAAACTCTACGATGCCAACCCCGAAATCTTGCAACTTCTGTCGGGAACTAAGCTCCAAGTTTCCATCATGGTCCCAAATAACGAAATAACAAACATTGCTTCCAACCAGACCGCAGCCGATGAATGGGTCGTAATCAATGTCCTTCCTTTTTACCCCAACACCATGATCCGTTTTCTGCTTGTTGGCAACGAGGTTTTAAGCTACTATTCAGACCAAGATCGGCAAATGTGGTACGATCTTGTCCCGGCCATGCACAGAATCAAGAACGCTCTCAAAGCTCAAAACATCAACAACATCAAAGTTGGCACCCCGTTGGCCATGGACATAATGCAATCAAGTTTCCCTCCATCGACCGGGATGTTCAGACATGATCTAGTGGACACCGTGATGGTGCCACTGCTGCAGTTCTTACACGACACCAAATCGTTCTTCTTCATCGATGTCTACCCTTATTTCCCGTGGTCGGGAAATCCTTCCCACATTAGCCTTGATTACGCATTGCTCAAAGGAAATGTCCGGTACATGGACCCTAGAAATGGTTTGATCTACACAAATCTTCTGGACCAAATGCTTGATTCGGTGATCTTCGCCATGACAAAGCTAGGATTTCCGGGCATTCGGATTTCGATATCGGAAACGGGCTGGCCAACCGCTGGTGACGTAGATGAACCCGGAGCAAATATACGCAATGCAGCCACCTACAACCGGAACCTCATACAAAAGATAACAGCAAAACCAACTATTGGGACCCCAGCTAGGCCCGGCGTTGTCATACCTACATTCATATTTTCGTTGTACAATGAGAATCGAAAGAGCGGTCCGGGGACGGAGAGGAACTGGGGCTTGTTGCGGCCGGATGGGACTTCGGTTTACGGCATCGACCTGACCGGGAAGCAGCCTCTATCGGATTATGCGCCGCTGCCCCGGGCGAGGAATAACATGCCGTATAGGGGCCAGGTTTGGTGCGTGGTGGCGAGAGGGGCGGATTTGATGAAGCTAAGGCCGGCATTGGCGTATGCATGCGGAGAAGGTAACGGGACGTGCGATGCGCTTGCGCCAGGGAGAGAGTGTTACGAACCGGTGTCGGTGATTCGGCATGCGAGCTATGCATTTAGCTCGTATTGGGCGAGATTTCGGAGTCAGGGTGCGACTTGTTACTTCAACGGACTCGCGGTGCAAACGACTCGAGATCCCA GCCGTGGATCGTGCAAGGTCCCAAGTGTGACTCTTTGA
- the LOC122291124 gene encoding uncharacterized protein LOC122291124, with protein sequence MDKIWMQITDRFGSREYAKGVKEFLTLARSHATSEAIRCPCVRCSNNHFRPISEVERHLIIKGIDKNYMVWIFHGEEEDLIISDDDDLHDSEQEDDFIDDVDVMLRDIRAGELPDVPITKSLVDINSSRTFNQLLADSRRPLYEGCTKYSKLSFTVKLLHIKTLGGWSVKSFDMLLHLLKSAFPNALLPNSYQESRNLEKGLGFTYNKIHVCPNDCILYWRENADKDECPKCKLSRWKFNGSKKRRIPQKVLRHFPLKPRLQRLFMSQKTAADMRWHKDQRVIQQGILSHPADSEVWTTFDQEHAWFAEDPRNVRLGLASDGFNPFNNLAKPYSIWPVVLVLYNLPPWLGMKDPFFITSLLIPGPRSPGNKIDVYLQPLIDELIDLWDNGVGTYDAKASETFRLRAALLWTINDFPAYGNLSGWSTKGKMACPSCKEQTDSMWLTYSRKHCYMGHRRFLPSSHI encoded by the coding sequence ATGGATAAAATTTGGATGCAAATCACTGATAGATTTGGATCTAGAGAATATGCTAAAGGAGTGAAGGAGTTTCTTACCTTGGCCCGGTCTCATGCTACAAGCGAGGCAATCCGTTGCCCATGTGTTCGATGTTCAAATAATCACTTTCGACCAATAAGTGAGGTAGAGAGACACTTGATCattaaaggtattgacaagaatTATATGGTGTGGATTTTTCATGGTGAGGAAGAAGATTTAATcataagtgatgatgatgatctacATGATTCCGAACAAGAGGATGACTTCATTGATGACGTTGATGTTATGTTACGAGATATTCGGGCTGGGGAATTACCTGATGTTCCCATAACTAAGTCATTAGTTGATATTAATTCATCTCGCACTTTCAATCAATTGTTGGCTGATTCTCGACGTCCTCTTTATGAAGGTTGTACAAAGTATTCTAAACTATCATTCACTGTCAAGTTGCTGcacattaaaacacttggtggTTGGAGTGTAAAATCTTTCGACATGCTTTTGCACTTGCTAAAGTCAGCTTTTCCTAATGCTCTTTTGCCAAACTCATATCAAGAGTCACGTAACTTGGAAAAAGGCTTGGGCTTTACTTACAACAAGATACATGTTTGTCCGAATGACTGCATACTTTATTGGAGAGAAAATGCCGATAAAGATGAATGTCCTAAATGTAAACTCTCTAGGTGGAAATTCAACGGAAGTAAGAAGAGACGAATTCCTCAAAAGGTTCTACGACATTTCCCGTTGAAACCCAGGTTGCAGAGATTATTTATGTCACAAAAAACAGCAGCTGATATGCGGTGGCACAAGGATCAGCGAGTCATTCAGCAGGGGATTCTAAGCcatcctgctgactctgagGTGTGGACAACATTTGATCAAGAGCATGCTTGGTTTGCAGAAGATCCAAGAAATGTCAGACTTGGTTTAGCTAGCGACGGTTTCAACCCGTTCAATAATTTAGCTAAGCCTTACAGCATATGGCCAGTGGTTCTTGTCCTTTACAATTTGCCCCCTTGGTTaggcatgaaagatccattttttATCACTTCCCTCTTGATTCCTGGACCAAGATCACCAGGAAATAAAATTGATGTCTATCTTCAGCCTTTGATAGATGAATTGATTGATCTATGGGATAATGGTGTTGGTACATACGATGCAAAGGCCAGTGAGACTTTCCGATTGCGTGCAGCATTATTGTGGACAATCAACGACTTTCCTGCTTATGGAAACCTTTCCGGGTGGAGCACTAAGGGGAAGATGGCGTGTCCATCGTGCAAAGAACAAACAGATTCCATGTGGTTGACATATAGTCGAAAACATTGCtacatgggtcatcgtcgattcTTGCCATCGAGCCATAtctag